In a single window of the Silvimonas iriomotensis genome:
- a CDS encoding 2OG-Fe(II) oxygenase — MEKITNISPDWQKWILDNLARGCTAQSLIDVMVEKNFDPMFASAIVFHFSTAHKGNIGPVAVAQLGSQPAVSNVKDKIHSNGNTYSYEAPRFKSGNVIHTHDRDIQVMGRVDKPYIAVLDNVLSHDECDELVRLSQARLKRSTIVDPTTGKDAVIEERTSYGTFFHVNENEFIARLDRRIAELMNWPVENGEGLQILNYKVGGEYKPHFDYFPEHDPGSKVHLNNGGQRVSTLVMYLNDVEEGGATVFPELGMTVGPKKGAAVYFEYTNSKNQVDPLTLHGGLPVLQGEKWIATKWMRQRRFG, encoded by the coding sequence ATGGAAAAGATCACCAACATTTCGCCCGACTGGCAAAAGTGGATTCTGGATAATCTGGCGCGGGGTTGTACTGCCCAGTCGCTGATTGACGTCATGGTCGAAAAAAACTTCGACCCGATGTTCGCCAGCGCCATCGTGTTCCACTTCTCCACGGCCCACAAAGGCAATATCGGCCCGGTCGCCGTGGCGCAACTGGGCTCGCAGCCTGCGGTCAGCAACGTCAAAGACAAGATCCACAGCAACGGCAACACCTACAGCTACGAAGCGCCGCGCTTCAAATCCGGCAATGTCATCCACACCCATGACCGCGATATCCAGGTGATGGGGCGCGTCGACAAGCCCTATATTGCCGTGCTGGACAACGTACTGAGCCACGACGAGTGCGACGAACTCGTCCGCCTGTCGCAGGCGCGGCTCAAGCGCTCTACCATTGTTGATCCGACCACGGGCAAGGACGCGGTGATTGAAGAGCGCACCAGCTACGGTACGTTTTTCCATGTGAACGAGAACGAATTCATTGCCCGGCTGGATCGCCGTATTGCCGAGCTGATGAACTGGCCGGTTGAAAACGGTGAGGGCTTGCAGATTCTCAATTACAAGGTCGGCGGCGAGTACAAACCGCACTTTGATTATTTCCCGGAACACGATCCGGGCAGCAAGGTGCACCTGAATAACGGCGGCCAGCGCGTTTCTACGCTGGTGATGTACCTCAATGATGTAGAAGAGGGCGGCGCCACGGTGTTCCCGGAGCTGGGCATGACGGTCGGCCCCAAGAAGGGCGCGGCGGTGTATTTCGAGTACACCAACAGCAAGAACCAGGTCGATCCGCTGACCTTGCATGGCGGCCTGCCGGTGCTGCAGGGTGAGAAGTGGATTGCAACCAAATGGATGCGACAGCGTCGTTTTGGCTGA
- the purB gene encoding adenylosuccinate lyase, with protein MDLSALTALSPLDGRYEKQLADLRPFFSEYALIKHRVTVEIAWLKALAAEAAIEEITPFSAATIAELDQVVAQFSPEHALEVKTIERTTNHDVKAVEYWLKERLSGNHEVSAASEFIHFACTSEDINNLSHGLMLKSARDAVTLPKIREIVAKLKDLAHELADAPMMSRTHGQPATPTTMGKEMANVAYRLERQLTRLEKIEVLGKINGAVGNYNAHLSAYPEIDWEQFCRSFVESLGLTFNPYTIQIEPHDYMSELFDSVARVNTILIDLNRDIWGYISLGFFKQKVNKNEVGSSTMPHKVNPIDFENAEGNLGLANAVLTHLSQKLPISRWQRDLTDSTVLRNMGVGVGYAQLGYVSCLKGLNKLLADRQAMLDDLNDNWEVLAEPIQTVMRRYGVPNPYEQLKELTRGKTGITKEALAVFIDGLAIPESEKTRLKAMTPWTYLGTAVALANRI; from the coding sequence ATGGATCTCTCCGCACTGACCGCGCTTTCCCCTCTCGACGGCCGTTACGAAAAGCAACTGGCCGATCTGCGTCCGTTCTTCAGCGAGTACGCGCTGATCAAACACCGTGTCACCGTTGAAATTGCGTGGCTGAAGGCGCTGGCGGCAGAGGCTGCCATTGAAGAGATCACCCCGTTCTCTGCAGCAACCATCGCTGAACTGGATCAGGTGGTCGCGCAGTTCTCGCCAGAACATGCGCTGGAAGTCAAAACCATCGAACGCACGACCAACCATGACGTGAAGGCCGTGGAGTACTGGCTCAAGGAACGGCTCTCGGGCAACCATGAAGTGTCTGCTGCCAGCGAATTCATTCACTTTGCCTGCACGTCGGAAGACATCAACAACCTCTCGCACGGCTTGATGCTCAAGTCCGCGCGCGACGCCGTCACGTTGCCGAAGATCCGCGAGATCGTCGCCAAGCTCAAAGACCTTGCGCACGAACTGGCTGACGCGCCGATGATGAGCCGCACCCACGGTCAACCGGCCACGCCGACGACCATGGGCAAGGAAATGGCCAACGTGGCCTACCGTCTGGAACGCCAACTGACCCGTCTGGAAAAGATCGAGGTGCTGGGCAAGATCAACGGCGCTGTGGGCAACTACAATGCGCACCTGTCGGCTTATCCGGAAATCGACTGGGAACAATTCTGCCGCAGCTTCGTCGAAAGCCTCGGTCTGACGTTCAACCCATACACCATCCAGATCGAGCCGCACGACTACATGAGCGAGCTGTTTGATTCGGTCGCCCGCGTGAACACCATCCTGATCGACCTGAACCGTGACATCTGGGGTTATATCTCGCTGGGCTTCTTCAAGCAGAAGGTCAACAAGAACGAAGTGGGTAGCTCGACCATGCCGCACAAGGTCAACCCGATCGACTTCGAAAACGCCGAAGGCAATCTGGGTCTGGCCAACGCCGTGCTGACACATCTGTCGCAAAAGCTGCCGATTTCGCGCTGGCAGCGTGACCTGACCGACTCGACCGTGCTGCGTAACATGGGCGTGGGTGTCGGTTATGCGCAACTGGGTTATGTTTCTTGCCTGAAGGGCCTGAACAAGCTGCTGGCAGACCGTCAGGCCATGCTGGACGATTTGAACGACAACTGGGAAGTGCTGGCCGAACCGATCCAGACCGTGATGCGCCGCTACGGGGTGCCTAACCCGTACGAGCAACTCAAGGAACTGACTCGCGGCAAGACCGGTATCACCAAGGAAGCACTGGCTGTGTTCATTGACGGCCTGGCGATTCCGGAATCCGAAAAAACCCGGCTCAAGGCGATGACCCCGTGGACCTATCTGGGTACCGCAGTCGCGCTGGCCAACCGCATCTGA
- a CDS encoding YdgA family protein has product MKRKVLVAGTLTVVLLGVAYVGGSWKAGRSVQETLDKQNQWLSNLPYFIVKNREYHRGWFSSTEKTTLQINPQLYRFFLEKEGEPLPTFEVTYTQNIQHGPLPLLFTRGNPHPYKAVVTTEFQFAPETQKFLTRFFGDQKPISIENRISFNDDGVMTIKVPSFDYEEAISGVKAKWQGLNATLDYGGDFNRVKLLAEAPGLSGEAKGKGNFSVNGLTFTVDHVRGKTGLMIGESTAKMDNFALDMPGDAPFKVALQNASYNGKLSENGELVDGSALFRLEKLTLNDQPYGPAELLAEANHLHGPTLARLGDAFNRLQKQQLTREQLTAELAKLAKSDAMPLLTHDPHLAIRHLDIKLPDSSIHLSGEVGLTGFKPEDLDQPAVFMRKLTAKADFNVPRKVISTVVTWQARNMFGNADNGVSQADLDYLAGQFVEGQLDRMADQKLIRVDGDTVSATASLQNGKFILNGVDVPLPWEQVQHAVSGATGSSEPAAKAPTKASK; this is encoded by the coding sequence GTGAAACGCAAAGTACTGGTTGCCGGCACGCTGACCGTTGTGCTGCTGGGCGTCGCTTACGTGGGCGGCTCGTGGAAGGCTGGCCGCTCTGTGCAGGAGACGCTCGACAAGCAGAATCAGTGGCTCTCCAACCTGCCTTATTTCATCGTGAAAAACCGCGAGTATCACCGCGGCTGGTTCTCGTCCACTGAAAAGACCACGTTGCAGATCAACCCGCAGCTGTATCGCTTTTTCCTGGAAAAGGAAGGCGAGCCGCTGCCGACGTTTGAAGTGACCTACACCCAGAACATCCAGCACGGCCCGCTGCCGCTCTTGTTTACGCGCGGTAACCCGCACCCGTACAAAGCTGTGGTCACGACCGAGTTCCAGTTCGCCCCGGAGACCCAGAAGTTCCTGACCCGTTTCTTTGGCGACCAGAAACCGATCAGCATCGAAAACCGCATCAGCTTTAACGATGATGGCGTGATGACGATCAAAGTGCCGTCTTTCGATTACGAAGAAGCCATCTCCGGCGTCAAAGCCAAGTGGCAGGGCCTGAACGCCACGCTTGATTACGGCGGCGACTTCAACCGCGTGAAACTGCTGGCCGAAGCACCGGGCCTGTCTGGCGAAGCCAAGGGCAAAGGCAATTTCAGCGTGAATGGCCTGACGTTCACGGTGGACCATGTGCGCGGCAAAACCGGCCTGATGATTGGCGAATCGACCGCAAAGATGGACAACTTCGCCCTGGATATGCCGGGCGACGCACCGTTCAAGGTGGCCCTGCAGAACGCCAGTTATAACGGCAAGCTGTCGGAAAACGGCGAGCTGGTCGATGGTAGCGCCCTGTTCCGTCTGGAAAAACTGACGCTGAACGACCAGCCCTACGGCCCGGCCGAGTTGCTGGCAGAAGCCAACCATCTGCACGGCCCGACGCTGGCCCGCCTTGGCGACGCGTTCAACCGCCTGCAAAAGCAGCAACTCACCCGTGAGCAGCTGACTGCCGAACTGGCCAAGCTGGCCAAGTCTGACGCCATGCCGCTGCTGACACATGATCCGCATCTGGCCATCCGCCATCTGGATATCAAACTGCCGGACAGCAGCATCCATCTGTCGGGTGAAGTGGGTCTGACCGGCTTCAAGCCGGAAGACCTGGACCAGCCGGCCGTATTCATGCGCAAGCTGACCGCCAAGGCGGACTTCAACGTGCCGCGCAAGGTGATCTCTACCGTCGTGACCTGGCAAGCCCGCAACATGTTTGGCAATGCCGACAATGGCGTGTCGCAAGCTGATCTGGATTACCTCGCCGGCCAGTTTGTCGAGGGCCAGCTTGATCGCATGGCTGACCAGAAACTGATCCGGGTCGATGGCGATACGGTGTCGGCCACGGCCTCGCTGCAAAACGGCAAGTTCATCCTGAACGGTGTGGATGTCCCGCTGCCGTGGGAACAAGTGCAGCACGCGGTCTCCGGCGCGACCGGCAGCAGCGAACCTGCGGCCAAGGCGCCGACCAAGGCAAGCAAATAA
- the mnmA gene encoding tRNA 2-thiouridine(34) synthase MnmA — protein sequence MKDKIVVGLSGGVDSSVTAHLLKEQGYDVVGVFMQNWEDDNNDEYCSIKEDSMDAISVADLLNIDIELVNFAKEYKDRVFSYFLAEYSAGRTPNPDILCNSEIKFKCFLDYAIKLGGVKMATGHYAANRVRPDGRTELIRAADQSKDQTYFLYRLSQEQVSQAVFPLGGLQKTEVRAIAEQIELPNARKKDSTGICFIGERPFREFLNRYLPKVPGAMVTPEGRRMGEHMGLMYYTIGQRQGLGIGGEGLPWFVAGKDMEKNELIVVQGHDHPLLLKHDLIAKDCSWILGETPAPGRYTAKTRYRQQDAACTLEHIDGGVQLTFDEPQWAMTPGQSMVLYDGDVCMGGGIIQ from the coding sequence ATGAAAGACAAGATTGTGGTGGGCCTGTCTGGCGGCGTGGATTCGTCCGTCACGGCCCATCTGCTGAAAGAACAGGGCTATGACGTCGTCGGCGTGTTCATGCAGAACTGGGAAGACGACAACAACGATGAGTACTGCTCGATCAAGGAAGACAGCATGGACGCCATCTCGGTGGCCGACCTGCTGAACATCGACATTGAACTCGTCAACTTTGCCAAAGAATACAAAGACCGCGTGTTCAGTTACTTCCTGGCGGAGTACTCGGCCGGCCGCACGCCAAACCCGGACATCTTGTGTAACAGCGAGATCAAGTTCAAATGTTTCCTGGATTACGCCATCAAACTGGGTGGCGTGAAGATGGCAACCGGCCATTACGCCGCCAACCGCGTGCGGCCGGACGGGCGTACCGAGCTGATCCGCGCCGCTGATCAATCCAAGGATCAGACCTACTTTTTGTACCGGCTGAGCCAGGAGCAGGTCAGCCAGGCTGTGTTTCCGCTGGGCGGTTTGCAAAAGACCGAAGTGCGCGCCATTGCCGAGCAGATCGAACTGCCCAATGCCAGAAAGAAAGACAGTACCGGTATCTGTTTTATCGGCGAGCGTCCGTTCCGCGAGTTCCTTAACCGCTACCTGCCGAAAGTGCCGGGCGCCATGGTCACGCCGGAAGGCCGCCGCATGGGCGAGCACATGGGGCTGATGTACTACACCATCGGTCAGCGCCAGGGTCTGGGGATTGGTGGCGAAGGCCTGCCGTGGTTTGTGGCCGGCAAGGACATGGAAAAGAACGAGTTGATCGTGGTGCAAGGCCATGATCATCCGCTTTTGCTCAAGCACGACCTGATTGCGAAAGACTGCTCCTGGATTCTGGGCGAAACCCCGGCGCCGGGCCGCTATACCGCCAAGACGCGTTACCGCCAGCAAGATGCCGCGTGTACGCTGGAACACATCGACGGCGGTGTACAACTGACTTTCGACGAGCCGCAATGGGCCATGACGCCGGGTCAATCCATGGTGCTGTATGACGGTGACGTCTGCATGGGCGGCGGTATCATCCAGTAA
- a CDS encoding NUDIX hydrolase, whose product MMFKPNATVAAVIERDGRFLFVQERIQGAFKLNQPAGHLEQHESIIDAAVRETLEETAFHFVPQWLTGIYQWTPPERPQLTYLRFTFTGAITGFEADRVLDDPIVQTVWLTRDELAARKDEHRSPLVLACVDDYLAGRRYPLDILQDFDRK is encoded by the coding sequence ATGATGTTCAAGCCCAATGCCACCGTGGCCGCCGTGATCGAACGCGACGGCCGCTTTTTGTTTGTGCAAGAACGCATCCAGGGTGCGTTCAAGCTCAACCAGCCCGCGGGTCATCTGGAACAGCACGAGTCCATCATCGATGCCGCCGTGCGCGAAACGCTGGAAGAAACCGCGTTCCACTTCGTGCCGCAGTGGCTGACCGGTATCTATCAGTGGACGCCGCCTGAGCGGCCGCAGCTGACATATCTGCGCTTCACCTTCACCGGCGCGATCACCGGTTTTGAGGCGGATCGCGTGCTGGATGACCCGATTGTACAAACGGTGTGGTTGACTCGGGACGAACTGGCCGCACGTAAGGATGAGCATCGCAGTCCGCTGGTGCTGGCCTGCGTGGATGACTACCTTGCCGGCCGCCGCTATCCACTGGACATCCTGCAAGACTTTGACCGGAAGTAA
- a CDS encoding pseudouridine synthase yields MDKLILFNKPYGVICQFSPSPPHQCLADYVTVKDVYAAGRLDTDSEGLLLLTNNGALQHRIANPRHKLPKTYWVQVEGEPDDAALAPLRKGVDLGDFVTRPASVRRITEPAGLWPRVPPIRERKSIPVSWLEIIISEGKNRQVRRMTAKAGFPTLRLIRYAIGEYTIDDLPCGQWRELPLGRK; encoded by the coding sequence ATGGACAAACTGATTCTCTTTAACAAACCTTACGGCGTTATTTGCCAGTTTTCACCCAGCCCTCCGCATCAATGTCTGGCGGATTACGTCACGGTCAAAGACGTCTATGCAGCGGGCCGGCTGGATACCGACTCTGAAGGATTGTTGCTGTTGACAAATAATGGTGCATTGCAACACCGGATTGCCAATCCCAGGCATAAGTTACCTAAAACCTACTGGGTGCAAGTGGAAGGCGAACCGGATGACGCGGCATTGGCGCCATTGCGCAAAGGCGTTGATCTGGGCGACTTTGTCACGCGGCCTGCCAGCGTGCGGCGCATTACAGAGCCAGCCGGCCTGTGGCCTCGCGTGCCGCCCATCCGCGAACGTAAAAGCATTCCTGTGAGCTGGCTGGAAATCATCATCAGCGAAGGTAAAAACCGCCAGGTCAGACGTATGACGGCCAAAGCCGGATTTCCCACTTTGCGGTTAATTCGTTATGCAATTGGCGAATACACAATTGACGATCTGCCTTGCGGCCAATGGCGTGAATTGCCATTGGGGCGAAAATAA
- the icd gene encoding NADP-dependent isocitrate dehydrogenase has protein sequence MSHIQVPKEGAKIVANLATPDNPIIPFIEGDGIGADITPVMKDVVDAAVAKSYGGSRKIHWMEIYCGEKAAGIYGNDTYLPQETLDALKEYVVSIKGPLATPVGGGIRSLNVALRQQLDLYVCLRPVRYFEGVPSPVKQPQLIDMVIFRENTEDIYAGIEWDAQSEGARKVIEFLQSEMGVKKIRFPESSSIGIKPVSKEGTERLVRKAIQYAIDNNRKSVTLVHKGNIMKFTEGMFRTWGYELAKSEFGGVEIDGGPWVQLPNGIVIKDVIADAFLQQILLRPAEYDVIATLNLNGDYISDALAAEVGGIGIAPGANLSDNVACFEATHGTAPKYAGQDKVNPGSLLLSAEMMLRHMGWKEAADLIISAMEKTIKDKIVTYDFARLMDGAQEVSCSAFGKAIVERM, from the coding sequence ATGAGCCACATTCAAGTACCGAAAGAAGGCGCGAAGATCGTTGCAAATCTCGCCACGCCGGATAATCCCATTATCCCGTTCATCGAAGGTGACGGTATCGGTGCCGACATCACCCCGGTGATGAAAGACGTGGTGGACGCTGCTGTGGCCAAGAGCTACGGCGGTAGCCGCAAGATCCACTGGATGGAAATCTACTGTGGCGAGAAAGCCGCCGGCATCTACGGTAACGACACTTACCTGCCACAGGAAACGCTGGACGCACTGAAAGAATACGTGGTGTCCATCAAGGGCCCGCTGGCAACCCCGGTTGGCGGCGGTATCCGTTCGCTGAACGTGGCCCTGCGCCAGCAACTGGACCTGTACGTGTGCCTGCGCCCGGTGCGTTACTTCGAAGGCGTGCCTTCCCCGGTCAAGCAACCGCAGCTGATCGACATGGTGATCTTCCGTGAAAACACCGAAGACATCTACGCCGGTATCGAGTGGGATGCGCAGTCTGAAGGTGCCCGCAAGGTCATCGAATTTTTGCAATCCGAAATGGGCGTGAAGAAGATCCGCTTCCCGGAATCGTCCAGCATCGGTATCAAGCCAGTCAGCAAGGAAGGCACCGAGCGCCTGGTGCGCAAGGCCATCCAGTACGCCATCGACAACAACCGCAAGTCCGTGACGCTTGTCCACAAGGGCAACATCATGAAGTTCACGGAAGGCATGTTCCGCACCTGGGGTTATGAGCTGGCCAAGAGCGAGTTCGGCGGCGTCGAGATCGACGGCGGCCCGTGGGTACAACTGCCGAACGGCATCGTGATCAAGGACGTGATCGCTGACGCCTTCTTGCAACAGATCCTGCTGCGCCCGGCCGAATACGACGTGATCGCTACGCTGAACCTGAACGGCGATTACATCTCTGACGCGCTGGCTGCTGAAGTGGGCGGTATCGGTATCGCTCCGGGTGCCAACCTGTCTGACAACGTGGCGTGCTTTGAAGCCACCCACGGCACGGCCCCGAAATACGCCGGCCAGGACAAGGTCAACCCGGGTTCGCTGCTGCTGTCGGCAGAGATGATGCTGCGCCACATGGGCTGGAAGGAAGCCGCTGATCTGATCATCAGCGCCATGGAAAAGACCATCAAGGACAAGATCGTGACTTACGACTTTGCCCGCCTGATGGATGGCGCGCAGGAAGTCAGCTGCTCGGCCTTCGGCAAGGCCATCGTCGAGCGCATGTAA